The Sulfurimonas lithotrophica genome includes a region encoding these proteins:
- the secA gene encoding preprotein translocase subunit SecA codes for MLQAFMGKIFGTSNDRELKKYKKRVEAINSLESKYKELSDDELKNSFNELKQSIQNNEKTLDDVLVDSFAITREASIRTLGMRHFDVQLIGGMVLHEGRIAEMKTGEGKTLVATLAIVLNAMTGKGVHLVTVNDYLAKRDGTEMGALYEFLGFSVGIILEDMHDPEIKSKAYDADITYGTNNEFGFDYLRDNMSYSIEQMVQKRGHNFVIVDEVDSILIDEARTPLIISGPVNKTMQDYHDANGIALKLIKDEHFTVDEKDKVILITEEGITKAEELFKVENLYSAENASLPHALDQALKANYLFEKDVDYVVNDGEVVIVDEFTGRLSEGRRFSEGLHQALEAKEGVEIKEETQTLADITFQNYFRMYNKLSGMTGTAETEATEFSQIYNLDVVSIPTNIPISRQDLNDLIYKTENEKFASVIKKIKELQKTGQPVLIGTASIEKSEVLHSILKKEKVAHTVLNAKNHEQEGEIIKKAGAKGAVTIATNMAGRGVDIKVSEEIKALGGLYIIGTERHENRRIDNQLRGRSGRQGDAGTTQFYLSLEDNLLRIFGSDKIKSIMERLGVEDGEYIESKMVTRAVEKAQKKVENMHYEGRKQIVEYDDVANEQRKIVYKFRNQLLNPEFDIFEKVNEIRADYVQNILFISDIFEGAAKEDFNIEKLTKHIKEDINFDIEANILSDLDYEDLFEKVNIELKKSYDEKMSVLERDIQSEVARELYLKELDSAWREHLYAMDNMKTGIRLRAYNQKDPLVEYKKESFNLFGELINDIKFNTIKTLQIIQFRMESAEDEAKRMAQQLELQRKVDEAAMQLSTQEESSAKKKPARNEPCPCGSGKKYKQCCGKSGPKKGVFAGNGASES; via the coding sequence ATGCTACAAGCATTTATGGGTAAGATTTTTGGAACTTCTAATGATCGCGAATTAAAAAAATATAAAAAAAGAGTAGAAGCTATAAACTCTTTAGAGAGTAAATATAAAGAATTAAGTGATGATGAATTAAAAAATAGTTTTAACGAGTTAAAGCAAAGCATACAAAACAATGAGAAAACTTTAGATGATGTTTTAGTTGATTCATTTGCAATTACAAGAGAGGCAAGTATTAGAACTCTTGGTATGCGTCATTTTGATGTTCAACTAATAGGCGGTATGGTTCTTCATGAAGGCAGAATTGCCGAGATGAAAACCGGTGAAGGTAAGACACTTGTCGCAACACTTGCCATTGTTTTAAATGCTATGACCGGTAAAGGCGTACATTTAGTTACCGTAAATGACTACTTGGCGAAACGTGACGGTACAGAAATGGGTGCACTGTATGAATTTTTAGGTTTTAGCGTCGGTATTATTTTAGAAGATATGCATGACCCTGAAATCAAAAGTAAAGCATATGACGCTGATATTACATACGGTACAAATAATGAGTTTGGTTTTGATTATTTACGCGATAATATGAGTTATTCAATAGAACAAATGGTTCAAAAAAGAGGACATAACTTTGTTATAGTCGATGAAGTGGATTCTATTTTGATTGATGAAGCAAGGACGCCTTTGATAATATCTGGTCCTGTTAATAAGACCATGCAAGATTATCATGACGCAAACGGCATTGCCTTAAAACTAATAAAAGATGAACATTTTACGGTTGATGAAAAAGACAAAGTTATCCTTATAACAGAAGAGGGTATAACAAAAGCAGAAGAGTTATTTAAAGTTGAAAACCTATACTCTGCGGAAAACGCTTCACTGCCTCATGCACTAGATCAGGCACTAAAAGCCAACTACTTATTTGAAAAAGATGTCGATTATGTTGTAAACGACGGCGAAGTTGTTATTGTAGATGAATTTACCGGTCGTTTAAGTGAAGGTCGTCGTTTTTCCGAAGGTTTGCATCAGGCATTAGAAGCTAAAGAGGGTGTTGAAATCAAAGAAGAAACTCAAACACTGGCAGATATTACTTTCCAAAACTATTTTAGAATGTACAATAAGCTATCTGGAATGACGGGTACCGCCGAAACTGAAGCTACGGAATTCTCTCAAATATATAACCTTGACGTTGTATCTATACCTACAAATATACCTATATCTCGTCAGGATTTAAATGATTTAATATATAAAACTGAAAATGAGAAGTTTGCATCTGTTATTAAAAAAATAAAAGAGCTACAAAAAACCGGTCAACCGGTGTTGATCGGTACTGCATCTATCGAAAAATCTGAAGTCTTGCATAGCATACTAAAAAAAGAAAAAGTAGCTCATACGGTTTTAAATGCTAAAAACCATGAACAAGAAGGTGAGATAATCAAAAAAGCAGGTGCCAAAGGTGCCGTAACAATTGCTACAAATATGGCGGGTCGCGGTGTTGATATTAAAGTGAGTGAAGAAATAAAAGCTCTCGGCGGACTATATATTATCGGTACGGAAAGACACGAAAATAGACGTATAGACAATCAACTTCGTGGACGTTCTGGTCGTCAGGGTGATGCGGGTACTACACAGTTTTATCTATCTTTAGAAGATAATCTTCTTCGTATTTTCGGAAGCGATAAGATTAAATCCATTATGGAAAGACTAGGTGTTGAAGACGGCGAATATATAGAGTCTAAAATGGTTACTCGTGCAGTTGAAAAAGCTCAGAAAAAAGTTGAAAATATGCACTATGAAGGTCGTAAACAAATTGTTGAATATGATGATGTTGCAAATGAACAAAGAAAAATAGTTTATAAATTTAGAAACCAACTTCTTAACCCTGAATTTGATATTTTTGAAAAAGTTAATGAAATAAGGGCTGATTATGTCCAAAATATTCTTTTTATTTCAGATATTTTTGAAGGTGCTGCAAAAGAAGACTTTAATATTGAGAAGCTTACTAAACATATTAAAGAGGATATAAACTTTGATATAGAAGCTAATATACTTAGTGATTTAGACTACGAAGATCTTTTTGAAAAAGTAAATATCGAACTAAAAAAATCATATGATGAAAAAATGTCCGTGTTGGAACGTGATATTCAAAGTGAAGTCGCACGTGAGTTATACTTAAAAGAGTTAGATTCTGCATGGCGTGAGCACCTTTATGCAATGGATAACATGAAAACAGGAATTAGACTTCGTGCATATAATCAAAAAGACCCATTAGTTGAATACAAAAAAGAAAGCTTTAACCTTTTTGGTGAACTTATCAACGATATTAAGTTTAACACTATTAAAACTCTCCAGATTATTCAGTTTAGAATGGAATCTGCCGAAGATGAAGCAAAAAGAATGGCCCAGCAGCTTGAACTACAAAGAAAAGTAGATGAAGCAGCTATGCAATTAAGCACTCAAGAAGAATCTTCTGCAAAAAAGAAACCTGCAAGAAACGAGCCGTGTCCATGCGGCAGCGGAAAAAAATATAAGCAATGCTGCGGGAAAAGTGGACCTAAGAAGGGAGTATTTGCTGGAAACGGTGCATCCGAATCTTGA
- a CDS encoding multiheme c-type cytochrome → MKNSTLYMKLSIFLMFISGIFQMSYFDISWEYFRMIQAIHILSSIFVSVLILIPYVNKHTYKYMVIRKVNSTSGVFLGSILFLIIISGTYLFLVGNRGGDEIGIAAFNIHLYGSFILLASLFWHIKEKAPNVAVALFILVFIQTPSYSEEIKLHNIQIKEGFKRYHNQDWTNSARCKSCHEDIFNQWADSNHRHMAGTNPYYMVLENLAAEDMGQEFRLWCMGCHNPSAVTTDKTRTAHAMDGNNMPAIVFESGSKDLIDELKVHGNSRLEEGVSCIACHRIIDAKSKGNSSYTLDLTSREKYVFEDNTHGVKAWLGEKFINSNPKVHKDSYMKDIYKDSSYCASCHDEFLPDSKRAVVSTFKEWEKSPFNNPKDKSKHKTCIDCHMTKLQDGKLTPLKGTSTDGGAIKKDVKVHYFSGSNHFLSGLKSKEHEDQTIQLLKTAAELDVDIRDNKILVGVKNVGAGHHLPTGVSDFRELWLEVTLYDKGSNIVFRSGKLKEDGNLGPDAKVFMKVFGDKDLKPVGLFFWRYEKMISDTRIPSGERRVESFDISDLKDVKLSKVVVKLNFRIYPQWVTDIVKNAYPQLTNPPVIELEKVTKEL, encoded by the coding sequence ATGAAAAATAGTACACTATATATGAAACTATCCATCTTTTTAATGTTTATAAGCGGCATATTTCAGATGAGCTATTTCGATATTTCTTGGGAATATTTTAGGATGATTCAGGCTATCCATATTTTAAGTTCAATTTTTGTTTCAGTCTTAATTTTGATTCCATATGTAAACAAACATACATATAAGTATATGGTTATAAGAAAAGTAAACAGCACAAGCGGTGTATTCCTTGGAAGTATTTTGTTTTTGATAATCATAAGCGGAACATATTTGTTTTTAGTAGGTAATCGTGGCGGAGATGAAATAGGAATTGCTGCATTTAATATACATCTTTATGGTTCTTTTATACTTTTGGCATCTCTTTTTTGGCATATAAAAGAGAAAGCTCCAAATGTTGCAGTTGCTCTTTTTATATTAGTATTTATTCAAACACCTTCATACAGTGAAGAGATTAAACTACATAATATACAGATAAAAGAGGGCTTCAAAAGATATCATAATCAAGATTGGACAAACTCTGCAAGATGTAAATCATGTCATGAGGATATTTTTAATCAGTGGGCTGATTCAAACCATAGACATATGGCAGGTACAAACCCTTATTATATGGTTTTAGAGAACTTAGCAGCTGAGGATATGGGACAAGAATTTAGACTTTGGTGTATGGGATGTCACAATCCAAGTGCCGTAACCACGGATAAAACAAGGACTGCACATGCAATGGACGGCAACAATATGCCTGCTATTGTTTTTGAGAGCGGGTCGAAAGACTTAATAGATGAATTAAAAGTACACGGGAATTCAAGACTTGAAGAGGGTGTATCCTGTATAGCTTGCCATAGAATAATAGATGCTAAATCAAAAGGAAACAGTTCATATACACTTGATTTGACGAGCAGAGAAAAGTATGTATTTGAAGACAATACTCATGGTGTAAAAGCTTGGCTGGGTGAAAAATTTATAAACTCCAATCCAAAAGTACATAAAGACAGTTATATGAAAGATATCTATAAAGATAGTTCATATTGTGCATCATGTCACGATGAGTTCTTGCCTGATTCAAAAAGAGCCGTGGTCTCAACATTTAAAGAGTGGGAAAAATCTCCGTTTAATAATCCAAAAGACAAATCTAAACATAAGACGTGTATAGATTGTCATATGACGAAACTTCAAGACGGAAAGCTTACTCCGTTAAAAGGAACATCTACCGATGGCGGAGCTATCAAAAAGGATGTTAAGGTACATTATTTTTCAGGTTCAAACCACTTTTTGTCAGGTTTAAAAAGTAAAGAACATGAAGATCAAACTATACAACTTTTGAAAACTGCAGCGGAGTTGGATGTAGATATTAGAGACAATAAAATTTTAGTAGGCGTTAAAAACGTAGGAGCTGGTCATCATCTACCGACGGGAGTATCAGATTTTAGAGAGCTGTGGCTTGAAGTAACACTTTATGATAAGGGTTCAAACATTGTTTTTAGAAGCGGAAAATTAAAAGAAGATGGAAATCTTGGTCCGGATGCAAAAGTTTTTATGAAAGTATTCGGTGATAAAGACTTAAAACCTGTTGGACTTTTCTTTTGGAGATATGAAAAGATGATAAGTGATACTAGAATTCCATCCGGAGAGAGAAGGGTAGAGAGTTTTGATATATCTGATTTAAAAGATGTTAAACTATCCAAAGTTGTTGTAAAGCTAAACTTTAGAATATATCCTCAATGGGTTACGGACATAGTAAAAAATGCATATCCTCAGCTAACAAATCCACCTGTGATTGAGTTAGAGAAAGTTACAAAAGAATTATAA
- a CDS encoding thioredoxin family protein, whose amino-acid sequence MKYLLVLIFLINFLEANYISWHYDFDKAHHKAVKEKKYLIALLLDKEISQYRDMIEKVFMNNEYIDEINDNFISVIIVKDQKKTYPVELLYTLEYPALFFLDNEELFICKPLLGKITPEMLESHLKICR is encoded by the coding sequence ATGAAGTATTTATTGGTTTTAATTTTTTTAATTAATTTTTTAGAAGCAAATTATATTTCATGGCATTATGACTTCGATAAAGCACATCATAAAGCCGTAAAGGAAAAAAAGTATCTTATAGCATTACTTTTAGATAAAGAGATCTCACAATATAGAGATATGATAGAAAAAGTGTTTATGAATAATGAATATATTGATGAAATAAATGATAATTTTATTTCCGTAATAATAGTAAAAGATCAGAAAAAAACTTATCCGGTAGAATTATTATATACTTTAGAATATCCCGCATTATTTTTCTTGGATAATGAAGAACTATTTATTTGCAAACCGCTTCTTGGTAAAATAACGCCAGAAATGCTAGAGAGTCACTTGAAAATTTGTAGGTGA
- a CDS encoding DUF3817 domain-containing protein has protein sequence MNQLNLLRYTALTEGVSWLLLLFIAMPLKYVWGDPTYVKVIGMAHGVLFIALIMLLMQNLVDKEIDKKEAIKIFIASFVPFGTFVTDKSLRDAIAIKVRS, from the coding sequence ATGAATCAACTAAACTTACTTAGATATACGGCACTAACGGAAGGTGTTTCATGGTTACTTCTTCTTTTTATAGCGATGCCCTTAAAATACGTATGGGGTGATCCTACCTATGTAAAAGTTATCGGGATGGCTCATGGCGTTTTATTTATAGCTTTGATAATGCTTTTGATGCAAAACTTGGTTGATAAAGAGATAGATAAAAAAGAGGCTATTAAAATATTTATAGCATCGTTTGTACCATTTGGGACTTTTGTAACAGATAAAAGCCTTCGTGACGCAATAGCAATTAAAGTTAGATCTTAA
- a CDS encoding ATP-binding protein, which translates to MNQKKNNILKYGVLVSIIVILTLFIYFEYFVMQRYFEQNIKNEQKLIGKVFKQKIKDIEHIYEKRLENLLSVPEIKEGIINKNIDLLKKYFIPMFDKIQKENKFVKTMLITDTNSIVVLRAHRPEMNNDDLSVVRPIIKKANELKKNLFGFEAGKMSIPYRITIPIIYEGVHYGVLDMGISSNFFIEYINKIASSAHATSLLNKDFLKNFIKNTYLNKTPIKKGFLAPNFNEFFEPFFDSIDLNKEISQVEKEGRIYLINSTFKMTSFNNTSFGTILIAYDITDIVNEQWKNIFKTFVLTGLIILIVFLLLRYYEKETEKVSQKIIEQKTYEYKGAMQKAQAANIAKSEFLANMSHEIRTPLNAIMGFIDLLKEDEENKDKLKYLNIIGNSSYNLLDIINDILDFSKIESNQINIESRVFNPLDELESVSELFKARILEKNLIFKVDIDKNLPKHINSDSLRIKQVITNLLSNALKFTDENKTVSFKVKYIDEKLSVNIKDEGIGIDPKKIKTIFKPFTQADNSTTRKYGGTGLGLTISSRLVKALGGELKVKSELGKGSEFYFTIPVKEIESQTQEGIIQTHKKLSGHILLVEDNKANQMFMKVILKKIGLTFDIANNGLEAIERFPKIICDCGKTKYDAILMDENMPNMNGMEATKKILELEKQLNLPHTPIIALTANALKGDRERFLEIGMDEYLTKPANKSKLINVLEKYL; encoded by the coding sequence TTGAATCAAAAAAAGAATAACATATTAAAATACGGTGTCTTGGTATCTATAATTGTAATTCTTACATTATTTATATACTTTGAATATTTTGTCATGCAAAGATATTTTGAACAAAATATAAAAAATGAACAAAAACTTATAGGGAAAGTTTTTAAACAAAAGATTAAAGATATAGAACATATATATGAAAAAAGATTAGAAAATTTGTTGAGTGTACCTGAAATAAAAGAGGGTATTATAAATAAAAATATCGATTTATTGAAGAAATATTTTATACCTATGTTCGATAAAATCCAAAAAGAGAATAAATTCGTTAAAACAATGCTTATAACAGATACGAATTCTATAGTCGTATTGAGAGCCCATAGACCGGAGATGAATAATGATGATTTGTCTGTTGTTAGACCTATTATAAAAAAAGCTAATGAACTTAAAAAAAATTTATTTGGTTTTGAGGCCGGTAAAATGAGTATACCTTACAGGATTACAATACCGATAATATACGAAGGTGTACATTACGGTGTTTTAGATATGGGTATATCAAGTAACTTTTTTATTGAGTATATTAACAAAATAGCATCTAGTGCCCATGCTACGTCTTTGTTGAATAAAGATTTTTTAAAAAACTTTATTAAAAATACATATTTAAATAAAACTCCTATAAAAAAAGGATTTTTAGCACCTAATTTCAATGAATTTTTTGAACCCTTTTTTGATAGTATAGATTTAAACAAAGAAATCTCTCAGGTAGAAAAAGAGGGTAGAATATATTTAATTAACAGCACTTTTAAGATGACAAGTTTTAACAACACCTCTTTTGGAACTATTTTGATTGCTTATGATATTACGGATATCGTAAATGAACAGTGGAAAAATATTTTTAAAACATTCGTTTTGACGGGGTTAATTATATTAATCGTATTTTTACTCTTAAGATACTACGAAAAAGAAACTGAAAAGGTATCTCAAAAAATAATAGAGCAAAAAACATATGAATACAAAGGGGCTATGCAAAAAGCCCAAGCTGCAAATATCGCCAAGTCTGAATTTTTAGCCAACATGAGTCATGAAATAAGAACACCTTTAAATGCGATAATGGGTTTTATAGACCTTTTGAAAGAGGATGAAGAAAATAAAGATAAACTCAAGTATTTGAATATAATTGGCAATTCAAGCTATAATTTACTTGATATTATTAATGATATTTTAGACTTTTCGAAAATAGAATCTAATCAAATTAATATTGAAAGTAGAGTTTTTAATCCTCTGGATGAACTTGAATCTGTATCTGAACTCTTTAAAGCCAGAATATTAGAAAAAAATCTCATATTTAAAGTTGATATTGATAAAAATCTGCCTAAGCATATAAATAGTGATTCTTTAAGAATAAAGCAGGTTATTACAAATCTTTTATCTAATGCTCTTAAGTTTACCGATGAAAATAAAACGGTTAGTTTTAAAGTAAAATATATTGATGAAAAATTAAGTGTCAATATAAAGGATGAAGGAATAGGTATTGATCCTAAGAAAATTAAAACAATTTTCAAACCTTTTACACAAGCAGACAACTCAACTACCAGAAAATATGGAGGAACAGGACTTGGTTTAACAATAAGTTCTAGGCTTGTAAAAGCTCTTGGCGGGGAACTAAAAGTAAAAAGTGAACTCGGTAAAGGCAGTGAATTTTATTTTACGATACCTGTTAAAGAGATAGAATCACAAACTCAAGAAGGTATAATACAAACACATAAGAAATTGAGTGGGCATATTTTGCTGGTTGAGGACAACAAAGCAAATCAAATGTTTATGAAAGTTATTTTGAAAAAAATTGGTTTAACTTTCGATATTGCAAATAACGGTTTAGAAGCAATTGAGCGTTTTCCTAAAATTATATGTGATTGTGGAAAAACGAAATACGATGCAATATTAATGGATGAGAATATGCCAAATATGAATGGAATGGAAGCTACAAAAAAAATTTTAGAACTTGAAAAACAACTAAATCTCCCGCATACGCCTATTATTGCATTAACTGCTAATGCACTAAAAGGCGATAGAGAAAGATTTTTAGAAATCGGAATGGATGAGTATTTAACAAAACCTGCGAATAAAAGTAAATTAATCAATGTGTTAGAAAAGTATCTATAA
- the lolA gene encoding LolA-like outer membrane lipoprotein chaperone produces MKLFLTILFIAVHTYASLSEINTFEADFTQSITDEKNKVLKYNGHITASKPKSATWQYHYPIEKKIYINNFEATIVEPEIEQVIIRRIESEFDFFQLIKKAKKINENSFLTVYNNTEYIIKVQNNLVESISFLDQFENKVKIEFSNQKQNHKIDTSVFTPKYPMDFDIVND; encoded by the coding sequence ATGAAATTATTTTTAACTATATTGTTTATCGCAGTTCATACATATGCATCTTTATCTGAAATAAATACTTTTGAAGCCGATTTTACGCAAAGTATTACGGATGAAAAAAATAAAGTATTAAAATATAATGGACATATAACTGCTTCTAAGCCAAAAAGTGCAACTTGGCAATATCACTACCCTATAGAGAAAAAAATATATATAAATAATTTTGAAGCTACTATCGTTGAACCTGAAATAGAGCAAGTTATAATAAGAAGGATAGAGAGTGAGTTTGATTTTTTTCAATTAATCAAAAAAGCTAAAAAAATTAATGAAAACAGTTTTTTAACCGTTTATAATAACACCGAGTATATCATTAAAGTACAAAACAATTTAGTAGAGTCCATTTCTTTTTTAGATCAATTTGAAAATAAAGTTAAAATAGAATTTTCAAATCAGAAACAAAATCATAAGATAGATACAAGTGTCTTTACCCCTAAATATCCTATGGATTTTGATATTGTAAACGATTAA
- a CDS encoding cytochrome-c peroxidase: MSIRILALISFIVITSSFTISYFTSRSPKQLYSDDELRKVALSRNMASIPSDYKDLLKLTDTKENRLTKNKITLGKELYFDTILSKNKDISCSTCHLISKDSKNKTVYSDLLTAKKNKKSDCIICHLSDQSGTDRQENAIGHQGGENPLHLNTLTTLNSSLAKYLTWDGSVESVEEQSGNSIKDKYKMAMDEKEVEQRLKESDKYNKLFRHSFGEVKFEYVQKALGAYLRTLTTRSAYDRFLEGDNDAMSASAKRGLSNFIDFGCKGCHTGITVGGQSIQKFPVRDYNSIMDVTNSFKDEGREIGSFGFNNGVYHTYPFENKGGFMGKDGRRLFRVPMLRNVTKTSPYFHNGSVMKIRDAVILMARHQLGMSLTSQQTDDIVEFLKSLEGNIVEYDIVDGDKNEK, translated from the coding sequence ATGAGTATACGAATATTGGCTTTAATAAGTTTTATTGTAATCACATCTTCTTTTACAATATCCTATTTTACGTCTAGAAGTCCAAAGCAGTTATATAGTGATGATGAATTAAGAAAAGTAGCATTGTCGAGAAATATGGCAAGCATCCCCTCAGATTATAAAGACTTACTAAAACTAACCGATACTAAAGAAAATAGATTGACAAAAAACAAAATTACACTCGGGAAAGAGTTGTATTTTGACACTATACTATCAAAGAATAAAGATATAAGTTGTTCAACTTGCCATTTAATATCTAAAGACTCCAAAAATAAAACAGTATATTCAGACCTTTTAACGGCTAAAAAAAATAAAAAATCAGATTGTATTATATGTCATTTAAGCGATCAAAGCGGTACCGATAGACAGGAAAATGCTATTGGTCATCAAGGAGGAGAAAATCCTTTACATCTAAACACCTTAACTACACTAAACTCATCTCTCGCCAAATATCTTACATGGGATGGAAGTGTTGAGAGTGTAGAGGAACAAAGCGGTAATTCTATAAAAGATAAGTATAAAATGGCTATGGATGAGAAAGAAGTTGAACAAAGACTAAAAGAGAGTGATAAATATAATAAACTTTTTAGACATAGTTTTGGTGAAGTAAAATTTGAATATGTACAAAAGGCTTTAGGGGCTTATTTAAGAACATTAACTACTAGAAGCGCATATGACAGGTTTTTAGAAGGCGATAATGATGCTATGAGCGCATCAGCTAAAAGAGGTTTATCGAATTTTATAGATTTCGGATGTAAGGGCTGTCATACGGGTATAACCGTCGGCGGGCAAAGTATCCAAAAATTTCCTGTAAGGGATTATAACTCTATAATGGATGTAACAAACTCTTTTAAAGACGAGGGTAGGGAGATAGGAAGTTTTGGATTCAATAACGGTGTGTATCATACATACCCTTTTGAGAACAAAGGTGGGTTTATGGGTAAAGACGGAAGGCGACTCTTCCGTGTACCGATGCTTAGAAATGTAACTAAAACCTCTCCGTACTTCCATAACGGTTCAGTTATGAAAATACGCGATGCCGTTATACTTATGGCTAGACACCAACTCGGTATGAGCTTAACATCGCAGCAGACGGATGATATAGTAGAATTTTTAAAATCTCTCGAAGGAAATATAGTCGAGTATGATATAGTAGATGGAGATAAAAATGAAAAATAG